Below is a window of Planococcus rifietoensis DNA.
TTGGCCATATCCTAGAATGCGACCGAACTTTGTATTTTCATCGACTAATTCGTTTTCCATTGAGTGCGTATGTTCTGTGGAGTTACCAATTACATATCCACTTGCCGCAAGCTCTGCACTCGTTGATTGAACGAGCAAGATTGAATCTTTACCTTGTTGCATCAGCGTTCATCTCCTTTAAATGTTTTTGATCGTAAATGTAAAGCTCGCCAGTCCATGCTTAATCCGCGGATCAATGTCATCAATGACCTGAAGCGACGGATAACTCACCGAAAGTAATTTAAAAGGACCCTCGATTGAGAGCCCTTTACCGATTGCTTGCATGATGGTATTCAGCATTTCCTGCGCTTCTTTCTTCCCGGAATACGTGGACCAGGCGTGAATGACCACCGAGACTTCTTCTTTGAACGTATTCTTTGTGGCGAGTGGATCTGTGGTCGGGGCGCCAATCGTTATATATGGATGCACCAGCCCATCTTCTACAGCGTCATGAACGCCGGTTGCAATCGCCATAACCGCAGCATCAGTGGATAGGCGTTGAAATATCGCCTGTTGCAACGGCCATAAGCTCGTTTGAATCATTTGCCTAACCTCCTCATTTCTCTGCGGAAATAACGCTCTCCGGCGTCAACAGCTGGATTCCAGTAGGGTTGTGCAGGCATACCGGAAGTCGTCACCCATTTCCCGAGCTTTGGACTGAAATAAGACCAAGGAATCTTCTTAGCGCGACTGCCTCCGGGGCCTTCCGCATAGATGCCGGTACCATACTCCACGTAAATGGCGTATTCGGCCGTCACTCGGACAACCGCCTTTAACCCGCCATCAAAGATCTCCATCTCGATGGAATCTCGCAAGTTGCTGCTATCGACCGGGGCACGTGCTTTGGCTTCTGATTGGATGAGCTGAGCCGTTTCAACAACGATGCGCCGGACTTCTTCCAGAATCTGATCGCCAAACTCCGCGACAGCCGACTGCAATTTACGATTACCAATCTTAACGCGACCTCTAGCCATTCGGCACCAGCTTGAGCATGAGCTTCATGGTTTCTCTCTGGCCGCCTTGGTCCTGCGGCTTTGATACGAGCTCATATGTCTCGACGGTGCTGTCATAGCGAAAAAGGCATCGCATTTGCTCTTTTACATCGGTGCGATACGGATAGAATAGGTTGCGATCCAGCGTGTAATTCAGCTGCTGCGCTTGAAATAACTCTTGGCTGTTCGGCGTATCGAGGAAGCCATTGAAGTCTAGGACCGTTACCCAGTCCTCTTTGTAGCCGCCGCCGCCATCTGGAACCTTGCCGACTATCTGGAACTCGACATGGTGTGGAAATTCCTCATTCATCCCATTTCACCTTCCGATAAGGCGCCAGGTGACCTTTCAGTTCTTCCGGCACCGACGTATCGTAGGAATAAGAAACGGTCCCCATTGAACGGGATTTCAGCCCCGTTTTCATCGTGTTCCGTTCGATTGCCTTGGCCAGATAGATTTTCACGCCGCCCGGGATTCGCAACTTGCCTTCTGCCGTATAGCTGAATTGATTATTCGTGTGCGCCATTACTGATTCAAGAAACAACGGCAGCATCGTTTTGATGTATGCATCTTTGCTGGTGTCGCTTTCGGACATCTGCATGATCGCTTTGATTTCATTTACATCTTCTTGCTCGGGAATGAATTCGACTTCCATTCAGTCCACCTACTCTCCGAGGATTGCTTTTACGTAGTCCTCTTTAACCGCGTCAGATTTGTACTCTACACCTTTTGCGCCCAGGTAAGCCTTCAGGTCGTCGTTCTTCACTTTCTTGAGCTCAGCTTCAGTGAACGTCGAATAATTGGCTGCTTCTTCTGCTGCTACCGTTTCTTTCATTTCTGCTTGAGCTTCTTCTACTTTTGGCTCTACGGGTGTACGTGTGCGATCTGCACCTTTTGAATACTTTGCCACGTCGTCGTCCTCCTTCGATTCAATGTCTGCCGCGCGGGTTTTTCCTTTTAGGATTTCCACGTTTTGCGTATTGTCTTTCATTTCCGTGTTTTTGGTCTTCGCCTGTTCACGTCGCATTCGTTGAAATGTTGTTGCTCCCACTCTTCCTGCCTCCTCTCACGAATATAAAAAAGAGAGGCGAATCGCCCCTCCGAATCATCAACCGTTCGTAATCATTTTCACGATACGGATTTGTTTTCGATCGTATACGCGATTCCAGTTTGAGCCAGTCGCCAATTCAGCATTGCTTGGTGATTTACCTGCAACTTGTGCTGAAGTGAATGCAATGCCACGTGGGTGCAAGATGAAGTGTTTGCGGTTGATCAGGATGTCATCCCCAGCCAATTTATCGCGGTCTGTTTCTGTTTGAACATCAGATGGCGTGCCGTCAGCATATCCAAGAGCGCCTGGGCCGAAAAGGTAAGATGTGTACTGACCGCCAGAGACCGGAACACCATCGTCTACGATTACACGCTTGCCATCGAATGTAGCAAACTCTGTATTTGTAGCTGGGTCCACTTTGTACTCCAACAAACGCAAGATTTTCAAGTTAGAATAAACGCGAGAGTGAACGACGATAGCCGTTAGGCCGCCCTGGGCATCACCAAGAAGCTGAGAGCCTTCGATGATAGTCTTGCCATCAGCCTTCGCTTCCGTGTTTGTGCCGCCTTCTGTGAAGTCGATTTGGTTATTTGCCATAGAAGCAGATGAGAACACACCTCCCAAAGTCGCGATTGTTGCTGCTTGCATACGGCGTGTCCAGTAATCAGCTGCACGGTTACCGATTGCTGCCATTGGATCAGAGCCTGCAAGGTCTCCCGCCAAGTCGTTTGCCGCCCATGCTTTACCACGGAGCAATTTAACAGCCACATCTTGACCAGCGTCAATTTTGTCCGGCGTCAATGCGACGGTATCGGACAGAACTTCGTCGTCCCCGTCAAGATCATTCCAAAACGGCATATTCAGGGTGCGGCCGCCTCCGCTTGCCAATACCTGCAATTCGTCGTTTGTTGCGATAATACCGGACTGATAAAGAGCTGAGAGCTCCATTGTGCGATTGATTACGTATGGATTGAATACCTCAGGGACGATAACGTCCGAAATAAGTGTTTTTGCCATTGATTAATGTTCCTCCTTAGGCTTGTGCCTGTAATTTTTGTGCAAGTGTCGGATCTTCCCGCATCAGGCGACCTTGCTCAGTGAGATTGAATGAATCTTTCTTCCACGGGTTCTTCTGGCCGGATGGAACTTCACTGCCTGGCGGAACGTGCGGATTGCGGCCCTTGAGTCCTGCTGGCGTCTCTTCTTCGGCAAATAAATAAGCGTCACTCTCTTTGAGTGCGCTCAGTTGATCGTCGAGACCGAGAAGCTTGTCTCCATCCAGTTTGATTTGTTCAGCGTCCAGGAGCGCTTTGACAGCTCGTGGGTTCTTCGCCTTAGCTCCATGCAGCGCTTCGTTCAACTTAGCGTCGAGAGCTTGCTGCTGAAGCTTTTCCTGATACTTGGTATCTTTGTCAGCGTTCTCTTGTTTCAAACGGTCAATTTCATCAGAGAGGTCTTTGCTGTCCTTTGCCGTTTTCTTCAAGTCGTCCAGCTGCGTATCACGGTCTTTCAGTTGAGACTTCAGTTCCTTGTTATCCGCATTGACTGCATCAAACTTGTCTTTCGGGAACCAATTGCCATCACTGACGACTGCAATCTTTTTATCTCCAGCTTTTACAGACACCTGTTGATACAATTCTTCGCCAAGCAATTCTTTTAAATCCATTTCCATTCTCTCCTTTTGTTGATGTTTTTTGGCGTGTCACACCTCACGCAGAAAGGGTACGCTTCTTTTGGGTCTAGCCTTTAAAAAGACCGGATGCTCTTAAGCCCGAACCGGCAGATGATGGATCACCAAACCTTTCTCGAATTTGACTTATGGTAAAGCACAATCCATCACCTCCTCAAAGTATTTAAGCTGAAGCAAACTCCTTATACCATTCCTCATACGTCACAAAAGGAATGACCGTGCTCGGCGGCTGCAGCTCTTTCGTCGCCTTCTTGACAGCTTGCTTATACGTCATGCTCTCATCAGCCATATACTGCTCAATGCGGTCTGCAAGCTTCTGCTGATACTTGTCGTCCATGTAATCACGGCCCCTGCGATATTCCGGAAGCTTTCCGTTGATTTTGTAGATCACGACGCATCGGCAATTGATAGAGAGCGATGCAGCATCGACGCCGACCCATAAGCGAGGAGCCAGTGTGTAATTCGTCTTGTAATGAAAGACGCCGTTCTTGTCTGCATCCTGGCCATCGAGTTTCCGGTGGGATTTCCGCACCCGGGTATCAAGCGATGACGTCCACACCTTGGTCGCTTTGCTGTACGCGGATGCTTCTTCGAATACTTTCTCCCCAGCAATACTCCGGGCGCGTCCTGCCTCTGTCCTGGCGACTGTACGTGCTTTGTTGCTTGAGAAGCCGAGGACTCGCTCTAATCGCTTCGCCATCACCCAATAGCTTTCGCCGGCTTGAATGCCCTCAGCGAGCTCGATATTGATTTTGCGCACCGTCTCGTTTCGATGTTGCTGCAGAATCTTTGGCAAGGTGAGCTCAGCAATCGGATTCAGTAGCACTTCCTTGACCGTTGCTGGTGAAGGTAGGCTGAATCCTTGCGCGGCTGGTGGCTGCACTTGCGAAATCAGATAAGCTGAGAGCAAATACTTCTCCAGGTACTGCGTCTCCTGAAGGGCTCGCATATCCTTCACAATCTGCCGATAGTCATCCGTTAGCATCTGTGTGATCCGTGCCATTTCCTTGTCGAATCGATTGTATTTCACCATTTCAGTCGATGTGAGCTTGCCATCCTTCTCGTATTTCTCAAACATACGGGATAGTTGGTCCAAAATGGTCTTGAGGCGCCGGTTAAAGACTCGCTCTAAATCATCCTCAGCTTCCATCAGTTTTTTATCGAGTAGATCCTCGATGTCGAATTGGTTCATTGCTTCCTCACGCCCGTTCCTTTACAGGAAGGACACTGAATCTGTTTGGCGGTCGCTGGACTCGTTATCTTGCCGTCACCGTTACACTCCGGACAAGGAAACTCGTCATTGCCATTAGTTTGCTCTTGAGCGTTTGATGAACTGGCGCCGCCATTTGGTTCGTCGTCCTCGTTCAAGGGCGGCAATGATTCCCCGAAGCGTATCGCTTCTTCTTCCAGTCGCCGCATCTCCAGTTCGACATCTTTCACCCACGGATGGTTTTCGAGAATGGTTTCCTTGCTGGCAATACCCGCTGAATTCTGCCCCATCTCGATTTGCTCGGCCTCATTGGTGAGCATCGACTTATTGAAAGTGAACGTCAGGTCCTTATAGTCATGGTCCTTTTTCTCGGTGATGTTGATATATTCGACCAGGAACCACGCAAAGTGCTTGAGGCCCTTCGTGAACTTCCGTTCCATGACGCTCGCTTTCATGTCCAGCAGCTGGAACAACTGCCGAAGGGCGACCCCGGACGGCGCATTGCCGAACTTGTCCATGGAAACATCAGCGCCTTGGCCAAAGTAAAAAATATCCTTCGTGTAACGATCGAGCACACTGTCTACGGCTGTTACCGGCACTTCTGCCTGTTTGGTATCAACGCCGCCGTCTTTGTCCGTAGCAATCATCTTGAAGCGTTTTAGGTTCGTCATGAACTCTTTTAGGTTGGTGCCCTGATAGCCTTTGAGGATATAGATCAGCGATTGCATTTCATCCAGCGTATTCAGTGTGTCGGAAGTAATCAGGTCATAGGCATCAATGTAATTCTTATAGAACTTCAAATCACCGAGCCGTTCTTCGTTATTGATGAACTCAACGAACGGGACCTCTTCCCAGCCATAGCCTGTGCCGTTGTAATAAAAGTGAGGCGCCGGATTGACTTCTTCCGACACATCAAAGTAAATCTCGCCTTCGATAATCTCGAAATAGGTCACTTGCTGCTTATCCCAAAGCTCGACTTGCTAGTCTTATCATCAACGCTATACACGCGGATGGCATGCAGCAGGTTCTTCTGCTTAGACCGGTCATAGATTGGGATGACTTCCTCTTTCGGAATGCGGATATAATCAAACAGGCCATCAGCATCAATATATGGATGCAGCCATTCGCGCCCTTTGTTCGATACGTTCTTGATCAGTTCCGGAATCACGTCCTCAAATTCATCTGAGAGCATTTCCGTCACTTTCTCAAGCAGTTTCGCATCATCTGACTTGGAACCAATCGTGATGGGCTTGCCAGCCAAATAGCCGGTCTTCTGATCAACCAGGAGCTTGTGGAATCCTGAGGACAGTTTGTTGTTCTTGGCATCCCGGTCGGCTGTCTTCTGGTTGTTTTCGCCATATTTATAGATCACGCGGCTTTGAATGTCGGTTTCGCCCATGTAATAACGGACGCCTTCGTCATCCCCTTTAGTGGACTCGACATGCTTATCGACCATCTGTTTGACGATATCCTCCGTCAATGGCTTGCCCTCTTTAATGACTTCAATCAGTTCTTCTGTATGGGTTGGATCTCCTGGATACATGCATTCACCTCTTTTACGTTAGGATCCACATCGAATCTTTCGGACGATAGAACGCCAAAACGACCGCATCCGCCCTATCAGGGGATTGCAGTCCGCGCTTCTTCATATCCTCTTTTCGTTCCAATGCGATTTTGCCTTTGCTGGTCATCCGGTACTTGCGGGAAGTGAGCTGTGAAATGAGCTTGTCGTCATTCGGGAAGTCGACTGTACTCGGGCCGCCTTGCAGATGCCTGGATAGATTATCATTCAGCATCTCCCGAACCACGCCCCATTGCTCGGTCCCGACATTCTCGTAATGTTCAAAGTCGTTTGCTTTGCCGTTATTCACGACCGGATAGACTTTATATGGAAGCCGCTGCTCGTAAATGGCTTCTTTCAATTGGTCAGTTACACCACCACCGACGCCGCTGTCATCCACTTTGATGTAAATCTCTCTCAAATGAGGATGAGCTCGCATCAATTCACGAGCCGTCGCCAGCACATTACCGGTCGTTGCGGTCGTGTCTTGTTTTCGATAGGTAGCGAGTGGCAGCACTTTCTCGCCGATGCGTGGGGCTATGATCGTTTCATCATCACCAAAACGCGCCACATCGACGCCGAGATCTGCAATGGTCCATTCGGGAGAAATGTTTAGGCTTGCTGATACGGCTACATCGACAATCTCCAATGGAATGAACGCATCTGCCTCAGCTCGTGGAAAGTCGCCGAAAATCCGTACTCTCGCCACATCGCTATCTCGACCGTACTTATCAAGTAGCATCTCAATATTCTTCTTGCTGGTCCGGCTGCTGTCCATACTGGAAACCTTATGCGTTTTGTAATGATGCCGGTCTTTGTTGTGTGAATCATAGAACGTGCCGCTGGTGCGTGTTGGGTTTCCGAACATGACCAGCTTGTTGTATTCTCCCGAGAGCGTCCCGAGAATGGCTTCCATGATGTCGTCTGCTACCCCGGATGCTTCGTCCACGATGAAAAGCATGTGGTCTTCGTGAAAGCCCTGCATGTTCTCAGGCTTCGTAGCAGTCCGAGCAGTAGCAAACCAGCGTTCTTCGTATTTCCGCATATAGATTTTCGTTTTGGTCCATTTCAGCAGCGTTTTCAACAGGGGGCTTTTCGATTGCCATTTGCTGACCTCGGCCCACAGGACATCGTGTAACTGCTGTTTGGTCGGGGCGGTAGCAATGACCTTCGGGAAAGGGAAACACGTCAGGAACCATAGCGTAATGACGGCTTCTAATCCCGTTTTCCCAACACCCTGACCCGAACGGACGGAAACGTGCGTATTATCGACGATGTCCTGCAGCACTTGCATTTGCCATGTATCCGGCTCAAAACTGCATACTTCCCTGGCGAATGTCCAAGGCTCTTTGCGGTAAACGTGAATGCGCTTTTTAAACTTTTCCATTCTACTCATCAGCTGTCACCGCATCTACCCAGTCATCAATGGCGTCGTCATAATCGCCAGAGTCTTCAAGTTTTAATCGTTCAATTTCGACTCTCATCTTCTCAGCCTTCAATTCATCAATCGACAGCAGACGCTTACTCAGCTCCTGCATGGCCTTCTGCTTATCATGAAGCTTTAGGGATATTCCATCTCGTCCCTGTTTGACTTCGCTGATCAGAGTGCCGTCTACGGATGCTGAATCGTTGAGATGGATGAAGCTTTCTTTGAACGTAATCTCCGCACCTTCTTTATCTGTCATGACTTGACCATGCTTATCTCTGACCACGATTTCTCGTGAGCCAAATTCCAGGAAGTCATTGATGTCCGCAAAGGCCATTTTCATATACTCGCGGGCTAAGTCTCCTGCATCGATGAACAGCTCATTCTGCATTTCTGCTTTGAGCCTTCGTATCTCGCTCTTTATGCTAGGATTCGTTAGGGCTCGTGAGCCTTCTACTCTCGCTGTTGAATATGCACATCCATATGTTTCTTGATATGCCTTCGTAGCATTGAAATGCCTGATGTAATGCAGACAAAACTGCTGTTGCTTTTCGTTAAGCTCAGATGATTCAATCACAGGGTTTCGGGTTGCAACCTTCGTGCTTTTGGTTGCATCCTTTTTGCTAGATGCACCCGTTGAACCTCTGGACCATCCTTCGCGGCTCTTTCTGCTTTTCAGCGTCCCTAGTTTCAGGCTGTGCTTTTCAGCCAGAGCTGCCAGTGTAATCTTGTTGGATTCCCATTCACTCCGAACCGCTTGCCAATCCATCTACATCACCGCCGCCTCCATTCATCCGTTGCATGGTGTATCACCTCTTTCGCGCTATTTGCATTTCCAGACGTAAAAAAGCCTCCCGATGTGTATCGAAAGGCTTTCAAGATTGGGGAATAAATCCCGTATTTTATTTGCAGGCCCCGTCCAGGTGTGTCGCTCGAACAACCTTCCGCGCCGACCTGCCTCCCATTGTACTATGCGCAGATTTCGCAATTCAACAATTGCCGGAAGTGGTCGTTTTGGCATAATTGGCTGATAATGTCCTCTTTGACATCTCGCACTTTATCACGTGACATTTCAAGGTGAGTGCCGATTTTGCGATAACTCATTCCTTCAAGCATGCAATCGAATACAATCTTATTCTTTTCTCCTGCTAAGAAATCTGGAGCCTTCTCCACGGCATAGATATAGGCCTCGTATTTCTTTAGACGGTCCCATTGCCTCTTGTCACGCAGATCCATAGCTTCCATTTCTGCTGCGCTACGAATAGAAGATCCTTTGGGCATAGCAGCATCAATGCCGTACTGTGCAACTCCCCAGCTGTTCATCGGGGGATGATAACCGTATATTATCATTTGCAAGCGAGTGACTTCGTTTTTCATCCATCGGTAATCCCTAATCAATTGCTCCATATCATTAAAACTCATCCAAACTCCCCCTATCGTCTTCTTCGATATGCTCCGCCTTGCTTCTGATATGTCTCCCGATTTACACCCATGATTTCTTCCCATTCCTTGCGACTGAGCTTCTCTTTTGGTTTCTCCCTTACCACGTCATTCCGCGGGCTCTTCGCGTCTGAGCGGCTAACTGTGAGCCCTTTTTCTTTAAGCTGGTCTTGTGTGGTTCTCATCAGCATCATTCTCCTTCTTGAAAATAAAAAAGAGGACACAAAACAGCCTTTAAGCTGTCTTGTGTCCTCCAGTTGACTGGTGGGACTATAATTTTCTCAAATAAGTATTGGTTAATTCTATTCCATTTTTCAAGATGCCTTGATTAAATTTCAAGGGAATCGTATTTGCGACAAATTCGTTTCCTAAAGAATCTTTGCCCCTGATTTGCAAAACAGCTTCACAAAAGAGTTTGTTTACAGGTCTAATCATTATAAGTAACCCGTGAAATTCTCTAGGTTCTCCTTCGATTACAACGTGTACAAAGTTATTCCAATATTTCTCAATAACAAGATCATCAGATGAAATTATTATTTGATCTATTTGATGGAAGACTGAATTAGAATTTTCTATTACAAGCCAAGATGCACTATTAGAGATGCCTTTTGTATAAGAAATTTTAAAAATTGGTATTTGGCTAAACTCCCATTGGTCTTTTTGTAAATTTATCTGTTTTTTTATAAGTGTGGTATTTACAGTAGCTATTACCGCTGCTACAACAGCAACTACTGCAATCGCTAATTGGATGTAGTCGCTATTCACTGCTTTCCCCCTTATCTAATCTGCATAATTATGTCCTCCAGTTGACTAGTAGACACAATTACGTCATTAAATAATAAAATCTTCCTTTTTTAAATTTTCGAAATCCAAAAGAATTTCTCGCATTAATACGTTATTAAACCCAACCATTTTCATATATTCTACAAAATCTTCTTTATCAAAGTTTTTATACGTCAATACATAGAATAGATAAAATAATACTGTACTTTTATCTATGTGCATTAATTCATTATCGTCTGAAAGCCACTTTTCAAAAAAACTTATTATACTTTCTTTATTCTCCTGTAAAATAGAATCTAACTCTGCGATTGTTTTAATATTGAAATGACTCAAAGCTCCGAGGTTATAAGGTTTATAGGAGTAATAGTTCTCTATATGAACGTTATTTTTTATATTTTCCATACTATTAGATATTTCATCGACTATAGATGACTTTTCCATATACTCGGATAAGGAAATCTTATCAATGGCGACATTTAAAGTTTGATTTTCTAATTTAAGTTCTACTTCTTTTTCGTAATTTTCGAGAAACTCTTTTATTCTATAAAATTCATTATCTGCTATTTCGAGTAGACTAGATATCCTGGAAAAATCTCTTCTTATACCTTCCGGCAATTCATTTTTTGTTTTATATCCTAAATCGTGTTCGATTTCTGCCCATGCATGCTGTAATATTGATCTTATTTGAATTTCAAATTTTATATCTTTAAAATCTTTGTATTCGATAAATTCTAGTCTTTCTTCTTTAAATTCTACAACAAAATGTAAAGAAGAATAGCCAAATCTATCGGGATCTGTAATTCTTTTATCAACTGAATTCTCTTCATCAATTTTAAATTCTTTTTCTATTATTTTCGCTATTAAATCCACATCTATATTAAAATAAGTTATTATTCTTATTCCAACAATATCAGTTATATCTTTAAGTTCATTGTATTTATCTTCTTTTTTGCTTATTTTGTTCTCCAAGCTTTTCTTTTCTTTAACTCTGGCTTGAACATCATGAACAATTATAGCGTTTTCTTTTATAAGTATTTCGATTAAAGTCTTTAGTCTCGGCTTTAACGCTTCTAATATAGTTAAGTTTTTTTCAAAATCATTAATGATTTTCTCTTTAGTCAAAACTCTTCCCCCTCATCAAAGTTCACACGCCGGACTTTCCCCTCATGCGTCTTGATTCTTGTCTCAGCATGAGGTGGTAGCGCCCCGAGCTTGACCTTGCCGTTTGAAATCAATAGCACATGGCTTCCCGGTAATTCCAGTATATCCAAAATCAGTTCGCCTGTCTCCGAAATTTTAACATCTTGTAAGCGCATTGGATCCCTCCATCCTCTATCTCTTCGCTTAGTAGCTAATCAGCACATCCACGCGTGGCGTCATGCTATACAGTTTCTTCACCGTTATGCTGACCACTTGGCTGTCGTCCTGCCAAATAACCTTGAACAATCCATCCTTCACACCCTTCGCTAGATTATCAACGTCCGGCTTTGTAGTCGGCAGCAATAACCCTGCGGCAATAAGCTCCTGTTTCGGCCGCGTCTGATACTTCTTCGGTGTCGGCTGATAGAATGTCAGCTCCAAGTGTATCGGACCCTGAATGAGCTCCTGTGGCTTGTGCTGGGATGCAACGAGCTTCACGTATTGTTTGAAGTCCCGTGATTTTGCCGGATCGTAGAGAACCGTCTTGCCGGTGAAGCTTTTTCCGGCTCGGGGACGACCCTGGGCGACTGGCTGTCCGACTATTTCGAATGCAATTTGGTTCATCATTTAACACTCCGGAATATTTTATCCAGTTCCTCTTCGTGCTTTTTCGCTTTATACTCTATCTCGCTCATAACTTCGAAATAAGCTACAGAGTCGGTGGCAATTCCATAGATTGCGTTGCTGCCTTCTCCGCCGTTGAAAAGGATGTATTCTTCGTATTCAAGGTTGTTCATAACTTCGCTCATCGCTTCTTGGACATTGTTGGCCTTCACGGTTCTCACAACTGCCTTGCCGATGCCTTTAATGTGATATTGAATGCAAATGTTCTCCACGCTATTACCCCCTCAATTAATCTGCAGCAGTCGATCATACTCGTCGACCAGCCGCCGTTCTTCCATGTCCTCGAAATAGCTTTCGGGTTTCCCTGTCATCACAGACAGGCTGGTGATCATGCCTTGTCTATCCTCTTCAGTCATTGCTTTGCTCCTTTCAACTTCTTCAGCCTTTCCCCCATTGCTGACAACTTTTTATCCCGTTTTCGGATTTCGGATTTTAGATAAGCAATCTCGGTATTCTCTGAAGAGTTACCCGGCTGAATAGAAATGTTCATCTTGTTTAGCAGTCGCGTAAGTTTCTTAACACTAATTGTTTGTTGAGACGCTAGAGCCCGTGACAGTTCTTCTTGTGCAGCTGTGTAGGTCGTGCCTTTTGACCAAGTCAATATCCGGACTCCTGACGTTCCCAGTTGATTTGGTTCTTGCTCTGATACGCTTCAACAATCTGCTCTTCCTTAAAGCCAAGCACGTTCCCAAGCTCCAGGAACGATTCCAGCAGCAGCGCGTAATAGACGGTCAGTGCAACATCGCCTTTAATCCCTTGCATGCGGTAAGTCTTGCTCAAGAGCGCGAGCTGTTCATTGACGACCAGAAATGCATCCGTCACATCAGGCTCCCCGTCAGTAAGCTGCCCTCGGAAGTAGTTTCCGAGCAGATGATACTCTTTGAAATTCAAATCGTTCCCGATCGATAAAACGAAGTGAAGGATGTCGACGAATTCCTCAAGCAATGGATTTTTAATTTCATAGCTATCGAACACTTCGCTATATTCTTCATGACCAATAATAGATTCTCGAACTTCTGTGCGCGGCTCCTGATCGGTACTCCAGAACTTCCACGACCGCTGTTCATTCGCACATTCGCCTAACTCAACGCCTAATGCCAGCATCTTTTTCTTCAACCGGTCTTCACCCGGTTGTACCGGATGCTTCCCTGTAATCTCCGCATCCAGCGGCCGTTGCTTTTCAAATAGATTGCTGATTCCCACGTGAACACTCCCCTTAATCATCAGATTCTTCGCTGATCATGACTTCCAAATCCAAGTCCGGATTCTCGACTTCCAGTTCGTCAGCGATGCGCTCCTC
It encodes the following:
- a CDS encoding DUF3168 domain-containing protein; amino-acid sequence: MIQTSLWPLQQAIFQRLSTDAAVMAIATGVHDAVEDGLVHPYITIGAPTTDPLATKNTFKEEVSVVIHAWSTYSGKKEAQEMLNTIMQAIGKGLSIEGPFKLLSVSYPSLQVIDDIDPRIKHGLASFTFTIKNI
- a CDS encoding phage portal protein; the encoded protein is MYPGDPTHTEELIEVIKEGKPLTEDIVKQMVDKHVESTKGDDEGVRYYMGETDIQSRVIYKYGENNQKTADRDAKNNKLSSGFHKLLVDQKTGYLAGKPITIGSKSDDAKLLEKVTEMLSDEFEDVIPELIKNVSNKGREWLHPYIDADGLFDYIRIPKEEVIPIYDRSKQKNLLHAIRVYSVDDKTSKSSFGISSK
- a CDS encoding phage head-tail connector protein is translated as MEVEFIPEQEDVNEIKAIMQMSESDTSKDAYIKTMLPLFLESVMAHTNNQFSYTAEGKLRIPGGVKIYLAKAIERNTMKTGLKSRSMGTVSYSYDTSVPEELKGHLAPYRKVKWDE
- a CDS encoding major capsid protein encodes the protein MAKTLISDVIVPEVFNPYVINRTMELSALYQSGIIATNDELQVLASGGGRTLNMPFWNDLDGDDEVLSDTVALTPDKIDAGQDVAVKLLRGKAWAANDLAGDLAGSDPMAAIGNRAADYWTRRMQAATIATLGGVFSSASMANNQIDFTEGGTNTEAKADGKTIIEGSQLLGDAQGGLTAIVVHSRVYSNLKILRLLEYKVDPATNTEFATFDGKRVIVDDGVPVSGGQYTSYLFGPGALGYADGTPSDVQTETDRDKLAGDDILINRKHFILHPRGIAFTSAQVAGKSPSNAELATGSNWNRVYDRKQIRIVKMITNG
- a CDS encoding phage minor head protein is translated as MNQFDIEDLLDKKLMEAEDDLERVFNRRLKTILDQLSRMFEKYEKDGKLTSTEMVKYNRFDKEMARITQMLTDDYRQIVKDMRALQETQYLEKYLLSAYLISQVQPPAAQGFSLPSPATVKEVLLNPIAELTLPKILQQHRNETVRKINIELAEGIQAGESYWVMAKRLERVLGFSSNKARTVARTEAGRARSIAGEKVFEEASAYSKATKVWTSSLDTRVRKSHRKLDGQDADKNGVFHYKTNYTLAPRLWVGVDAASLSINCRCVVIYKINGKLPEYRRGRDYMDDKYQQKLADRIEQYMADESMTYKQAVKKATKELQPPSTVIPFVTYEEWYKEFASA
- a CDS encoding phage scaffolding protein, coding for MDLKELLGEELYQQVSVKAGDKKIAVVSDGNWFPKDKFDAVNADNKELKSQLKDRDTQLDDLKKTAKDSKDLSDEIDRLKQENADKDTKYQEKLQQQALDAKLNEALHGAKAKNPRAVKALLDAEQIKLDGDKLLGLDDQLSALKESDAYLFAEEETPAGLKGRNPHVPPGSEVPSGQKNPWKKDSFNLTEQGRLMREDPTLAQKLQAQA
- a CDS encoding phage head closure protein, giving the protein MNEEFPHHVEFQIVGKVPDGGGGYKEDWVTVLDFNGFLDTPNSQELFQAQQLNYTLDRNLFYPYRTDVKEQMRCLFRYDSTVETYELVSKPQDQGGQRETMKLMLKLVPNG
- a CDS encoding phage portal protein codes for the protein MTYFEIIEGEIYFDVSEEVNPAPHFYYNGTGYGWEEVPFVEFINNEERLGDLKFYKNYIDAYDLITSDTLNTLDEMQSLIYILKGYQGTNLKEFMTNLKRFKMIATDKDGGVDTKQAEVPVTAVDSVLDRYTKDIFYFGQGADVSMDKFGNAPSGVALRQLFQLLDMKASVMERKFTKGLKHFAWFLVEYINITEKKDHDYKDLTFTFNKSMLTNEAEQIEMGQNSAGIASKETILENHPWVKDVELEMRRLEEEAIRFGESLPPLNEDDEPNGGASSSNAQEQTNGNDEFPCPECNGDGKITSPATAKQIQCPSCKGTGVRKQ
- a CDS encoding HK97-gp10 family putative phage morphogenesis protein, with the protein product MARGRVKIGNRKLQSAVAEFGDQILEEVRRIVVETAQLIQSEAKARAPVDSSNLRDSIEMEIFDGGLKAVVRVTAEYAIYVEYGTGIYAEGPGGSRAKKIPWSYFSPKLGKWVTTSGMPAQPYWNPAVDAGERYFRREMRRLGK